From a single Phocoena sinus isolate mPhoSin1 chromosome 1, mPhoSin1.pri, whole genome shotgun sequence genomic region:
- the LOC116741040 gene encoding LOW QUALITY PROTEIN: thimet oligopeptidase-like (The sequence of the model RefSeq protein was modified relative to this genomic sequence to represent the inferred CDS: substituted 1 base at 1 genomic stop codon): MPFLENCVILRELVRLQALKSRLLGFRTHADSMLEMNMDKTSQVAAAVLDPTVSALRGRLPGPFFLPRGAWGRGWLGGCPRDVAKPLPSPAGELAQKLKPLGGAGAAVILELKKVECQRRGLHFDGPINAWDLRYYMNQGEETCYHVDQYLLNESFPMQAVTRGLLGISQELLGLTFDLEEGTNMCHEDVRLXTVWDVASGKVIHQQVLLDLYPRCVCGGTCRPWAGAPLWKRGPIHVPPQGGEVWARGLLQPAAGLPTARWELPDRHRSHGGQLHQAYAQPALTAVA, encoded by the exons ATGCCGTTTCTG GAGAACTGCGTGATCCTCAGAGAGCTGGTGAGGCTGCAGGCCCTCAAGTCCCGCCTGCTAGGGTTCCGCACGCATGCCGACTCCATGCTGGAGATGAACATGGATAAGACCAGCCAGGTGGCGGCCGCTGTCCTAG ACCCCACTGTGTCAGCCCTTCGGGGTCGCCTTCCCGGACCCTTCTTTCTGCCTCGAGGGGCGTGGGGTCGGGGGTGGCTGGGGGGCTGCCCCAGGGACGTAGCCAAGCCTCTCCCCTCGCCCGCAGGTGAGCTGGCCCAGAAGCTGAAGCCCCTCGGGGGGGCAGGAGCGGCCGTGATCCTGGAGCTAAAGAAGGTCGAGTGCCAGAGGCGGGGCCTGCACTTTGACGGCCCCATCAACGCCTGGGACTTGCGCTACTACATGAACCAGGGGGAGGAGACGTGCTACCACGTGGACCAGTACCTGCTCAATGAGTCCTTCCCCATGCAGGCAGTCACACGCGGGCTGCTCGGCATCTCCCAGGAGCTGTTGGGGCTGACCTTCGACCTGGAGGAGGGCACCAACATGTGTCACGAAGATGTGAGGCTCTAAACTGTCTGGGACGTGGCCTCGGGCAAGGTCATCCATCAGCAAGTTCTACTTGACCTCTATCCTCGGTGCGTGTGTGGGGGAACCTGTCGGCCGTGGGCCGGGGCTCCTCTGTGGAAGCGGGGCCCCATCCACGTCCCTCCGCAGGGTGGGGAAGTCTGGGCACGCGGCCTGCTTCAGCCTGCAGCCGGGCTGCCTACAGCACGATGGGAGCTGCCAGATCGCCATCGCAGCCATGGTGGCCAACTTCACCAAGCCTACGCCCAACctgccctcactgctgtggcatga